A single genomic interval of Dethiosulfovibrio salsuginis harbors:
- a CDS encoding flagellar biosynthetic protein FliQ — MEVLSVSDMLVESMKVSLMASLPILLVAMVVGLIIGILQTATSIQEQTLSFVPKIMAIMGALLVMGPWMFGLVNQLAIDLLGQLHRFVR, encoded by the coding sequence GTGGAGGTTCTGAGCGTCAGCGATATGCTGGTAGAGTCCATGAAGGTCTCCCTTATGGCCTCTCTTCCTATTCTGCTGGTGGCTATGGTGGTTGGGCTTATAATAGGTATCCTTCAGACCGCTACGTCCATCCAGGAGCAGACCCTTTCATTTGTCCCTAAGATAATGGCTATAATGGGGGCTCTGTTGGTTATGGGGCCCTGGATGTTCGGTCTGGTAAACCAGCTGGCTATAGATCTTCTCGGTCAGCTTCATAGGTTCGTTCGCTGA
- a CDS encoding flagellar brake protein, translating into MEASRLIESDPSVIGAKAEISIQTGLYKGEYPSRLENVDGSVWKMGHPFLGGGLLPLYRGVEVVLSVKSDGSVYRATGSVLGTVREGEVVMLVLQILGEVEKIQRRQFLRVSCLLDGKVAPLGEPPRIGGEGWLDGSITDISLGGARLSIPGRQGPALDGVSRAILRVKVDKERFFIPCKVAMARFVDETENTDLGLAFEILPGLIEKALGRFVRHQELASRSDRR; encoded by the coding sequence GTGGAAGCCTCCAGGTTGATAGAGTCCGATCCCTCGGTGATCGGAGCGAAGGCGGAAATATCGATCCAGACAGGACTGTACAAGGGAGAGTATCCCTCCAGGCTTGAGAACGTCGATGGGTCCGTGTGGAAGATGGGACACCCTTTTCTCGGCGGCGGTCTTCTGCCCCTTTATAGAGGTGTAGAGGTCGTCCTGTCGGTAAAAAGCGATGGGTCGGTCTACAGGGCCACAGGTTCGGTTCTCGGCACTGTCCGAGAGGGCGAGGTAGTGATGCTGGTCCTCCAGATCTTAGGGGAGGTAGAGAAGATCCAGAGGCGACAGTTCCTGAGGGTCTCCTGTCTCCTGGACGGCAAAGTAGCCCCTCTGGGAGAGCCTCCTAGGATAGGCGGAGAAGGCTGGCTGGACGGATCTATCACCGACATAAGCCTTGGGGGGGCGAGGCTCTCCATCCCTGGCAGGCAAGGTCCGGCCTTAGACGGAGTTTCCCGGGCTATCCTCAGGGTGAAGGTGGATAAAGAAAGGTTTTTTATCCCCTGTAAAGTAGCCATGGCTCGCTTCGTCGACGAAACTGAAAACACCGATTTAGGGTTGGCCTTTGAGATACTTCCCGGCCTGATCGAAAAGGCCTTAGGTCGGTTTGTCCGTCATCAGGAGCTGGCTTCTCGAAGCGACAGACGGTAA
- the fliN gene encoding flagellar motor switch protein FliN: MADDLLSQDEINALLEGTLGGDSGGGGGSTSLSQPQLNAMDDMANMFVDAVSGVVGMLSGREVTVTVSKAGEIPQSDLSSGETQGRNLLFSVDCDGFDNAPMAMVMSEIGVLMLADLMMGGEGKDLPEEANELFVNAAQEGLSQVMGAAMTSLSGALKGRRAMPSNPSAKMEEGEWLPFPSEGEDGKIWRAALDVEIDGLSPFSSIVCIPNDSAATFADALIGDPEPAPAPPPPKASAPQASPPQAQPPAQPRAPQPGYAPPPPPPQQPVDVRPAEFGPIVPSGGQQEPSNIGLIVDIPVRVTVELGRTRKTVGEVLSFAPGSVIELDKMAGEPVDVLVNGKLIAKGEVVVIDENFGVRVTEILNMGDRINSIGS, from the coding sequence ATGGCTGATGATCTGCTCAGTCAGGACGAGATAAACGCGTTACTTGAGGGTACTTTAGGGGGCGATTCTGGCGGTGGAGGAGGATCCACTTCTCTGAGCCAGCCCCAGTTAAACGCCATGGACGACATGGCGAATATGTTTGTCGATGCGGTCTCCGGTGTGGTTGGGATGCTTTCAGGCCGGGAGGTCACCGTGACGGTGTCCAAAGCCGGAGAGATTCCTCAATCCGATCTGTCTAGTGGCGAGACTCAGGGCAGAAATCTACTGTTCTCCGTCGATTGCGACGGTTTCGATAACGCCCCTATGGCTATGGTCATGTCTGAGATTGGGGTCTTGATGCTCGCGGACCTTATGATGGGTGGAGAGGGAAAGGACCTTCCTGAAGAGGCAAACGAGCTTTTCGTGAACGCCGCCCAAGAGGGCTTGAGCCAGGTGATGGGAGCGGCTATGACCTCTCTCAGCGGAGCTCTAAAAGGCCGCAGGGCCATGCCCAGCAACCCCTCGGCAAAGATGGAGGAAGGGGAGTGGCTTCCCTTCCCCTCTGAGGGAGAGGATGGAAAGATATGGAGAGCCGCTCTGGACGTGGAGATAGACGGCCTCTCTCCTTTCAGCTCTATCGTCTGCATCCCTAACGATTCGGCGGCTACCTTTGCTGACGCCCTGATAGGCGATCCTGAGCCCGCTCCTGCTCCGCCGCCGCCTAAAGCCTCCGCGCCTCAGGCCTCCCCACCTCAGGCTCAGCCGCCAGCTCAGCCTAGGGCACCTCAGCCAGGCTACGCACCGCCACCGCCGCCGCCACAGCAGCCGGTTGACGTGAGGCCAGCGGAGTTTGGCCCTATAGTGCCGTCAGGGGGCCAGCAGGAGCCTTCCAACATAGGGCTTATCGTGGACATTCCCGTCAGGGTTACCGTTGAATTAGGTAGAACGAGAAAAACAGTAGGAGAGGTATTGTCATTTGCCCCCGGTTCCGTGATAGAATTGGACAAGATGGCAGGGGAGCCTGTGGATGTTCTGGTAAACGGAAAGCTTATCGCTAAAGGAGAGGTTGTCGTCATAGACGAGAACTTCGGCGTGCGGGTTACGGAGATTTTAAATATGGGCGACAGGATCAACTCTATTGGATCCTGA
- the flhA gene encoding flagellar biosynthesis protein FlhA, with protein MAEERAGNSAVGRMMRFSDVGIALLMIMVVIMMIIPLPTWLLDLLLTLNITLGVVVLLVTFYVNRALEISSFPSILLIVTLFRLALNVSTTRLILLKGDAGNIISSFGNFVVGGNYVVGAVVFLILVIIQFLVITKGAERVAEVAARFTLDAMPGKQMAIDADLNAGLIDELGAKERRRDIQREADFYGSMDGASKFVKGDAVAGLIITVINILGGLSIGVFQRGLSMGEAAGVYSLLTVGDGLVSQIPALLFSTATGIIVTRAASDSNLGQDVLASFVRYPRPLMIGTALLFGFAMVPGLPTIPFIVLAVFLGMMAYGVYREVTGQEMAAREGEGKSSGAGGPGAVGEGEGEGGQPPRAPASPDDVMKLLAVDPMEMEIGYGVIPLVDPNQGGDMLDRISTIRKQMAMDMGLVVPSIRIRDNIQLKPSEYLIRVKGALVGQGDLMPEHYLAMDTGNVIDEVVGVPTTEPAFGLPALWISPELRDRAEAGGYTVVDAPSVLATHLSEIIKVHGADLITRQEIQKLTDMVKESNSAVVEEMLGVVGLGDIQKVLQNLVSEHIPIRDLVSIFETLADYGRLSTSVDYLTERVRESLSRIISLRLKEDGVVTVATLSPAWEQRVRDALEGDLVKGWRLNMDSREISRLVSAVSSKSEEIMIQGHSPVLLVSPDVRLVVRRILEASLPAMFVVSYNEISQGIDIQSLGMVE; from the coding sequence ATGGCGGAGGAAAGAGCTGGAAACTCAGCGGTAGGAAGAATGATGAGGTTCTCCGACGTCGGCATCGCTTTGCTGATGATTATGGTGGTGATCATGATGATCATCCCTCTTCCGACGTGGCTTCTGGACCTGCTGTTGACTCTGAACATCACTTTAGGGGTAGTGGTCCTCTTGGTGACTTTTTACGTGAATAGAGCTCTGGAGATCTCGTCTTTCCCCTCTATACTGCTTATCGTCACCCTTTTCCGTCTCGCCTTGAACGTGTCTACGACCAGGTTGATACTGCTTAAAGGGGATGCGGGAAATATCATAAGCTCTTTCGGAAACTTCGTCGTCGGCGGAAACTACGTCGTCGGTGCGGTGGTGTTCCTTATTTTGGTTATCATCCAGTTTTTGGTCATAACCAAAGGTGCCGAAAGGGTTGCGGAGGTCGCCGCCCGGTTCACCTTAGACGCCATGCCAGGAAAACAGATGGCAATCGATGCCGACTTAAACGCCGGTCTCATCGACGAGCTAGGAGCCAAGGAGCGAAGAAGGGATATCCAGAGGGAGGCCGATTTTTACGGCTCTATGGACGGTGCCTCTAAGTTCGTCAAAGGGGATGCGGTGGCTGGACTTATAATAACGGTGATAAACATCCTAGGAGGGCTCTCTATCGGGGTCTTCCAAAGAGGGCTCTCTATGGGCGAGGCCGCCGGGGTTTACAGCCTTCTCACCGTAGGGGACGGACTGGTCTCTCAGATACCGGCCCTTCTTTTCTCCACCGCTACCGGTATTATAGTCACAAGAGCGGCCAGCGACTCCAACCTTGGGCAGGACGTGCTTGCCTCTTTTGTCCGGTATCCTAGGCCTCTTATGATAGGGACGGCCCTTCTCTTCGGGTTCGCCATGGTTCCCGGCCTTCCGACTATACCTTTTATTGTTCTCGCCGTTTTTCTCGGTATGATGGCCTACGGTGTCTACAGGGAGGTTACCGGTCAGGAGATGGCCGCCCGTGAAGGAGAGGGTAAATCCTCCGGTGCCGGTGGACCTGGAGCGGTAGGGGAAGGGGAAGGGGAGGGCGGCCAGCCTCCTAGGGCTCCAGCCTCTCCTGACGACGTTATGAAGCTGTTGGCGGTAGACCCTATGGAGATGGAGATAGGCTATGGGGTTATCCCCTTAGTCGACCCCAACCAAGGTGGAGATATGCTCGACCGGATAAGCACCATCAGAAAACAGATGGCTATGGACATGGGGCTGGTGGTCCCCTCCATAAGGATAAGGGACAACATACAGCTTAAGCCCTCCGAATACCTGATAAGGGTAAAAGGAGCGTTAGTCGGCCAGGGGGACCTCATGCCCGAGCACTATCTGGCGATGGACACCGGCAACGTAATCGACGAGGTCGTGGGAGTTCCAACAACCGAGCCAGCTTTCGGCTTGCCAGCCCTCTGGATCTCCCCGGAACTCAGGGATCGGGCGGAGGCCGGTGGATATACGGTGGTCGACGCCCCTTCCGTTTTGGCAACCCATCTGTCGGAGATCATAAAGGTCCATGGAGCGGATCTGATCACCAGGCAGGAGATACAGAAGCTCACCGACATGGTGAAAGAGAGCAATTCGGCGGTGGTGGAGGAGATGCTGGGAGTCGTAGGACTCGGGGATATACAGAAAGTCCTCCAGAACCTCGTGTCCGAGCATATACCTATAAGGGATTTGGTAAGTATATTCGAGACCTTAGCGGACTACGGCAGGCTCTCCACCTCGGTGGACTATCTCACCGAAAGGGTGAGGGAAAGTCTGTCCAGGATAATATCCCTTCGTCTGAAAGAGGACGGTGTGGTGACCGTCGCCACTTTATCCCCTGCGTGGGAGCAGAGGGTTCGAGATGCCCTGGAGGGCGATTTGGTCAAAGGTTGGAGGTTGAACATGGATTCAAGGGAGATCTCCAGGCTTGTCTCGGCGGTATCGTCTAAATCGGAGGAGATCATGATACAGGGCCATTCTCCTGTGTTGTTGGTCAGTCCAGACGTCCGTCTGGTCGTAAGACGAATTCTCGAAGCGTCGTTGCCCGCCATGTTCGTGGTATCCTATAATGAAATAAGCCAGGGGATAGATATTCAGTCTTTAGGGATGGTGGAGTAG
- a CDS encoding MinD/ParA family protein has product MRSGSVDQAAELRRMMASVVSPPSSKISRSLRSIAVVGGKGGVGKSNLSVNLALAMGQSGTRVALLDGDLGLANIDILLGVQPSYNLTHLIRGEKDLKEIVYTVGDQVVLVPGGTGVEELANMDESSQSALIDRLADLDGMADIIIVDTGAGIHRNMVSFALAVDTVILVTTPEPTSIRDAYGLLKSLVFSAIGKLDVKVLVNMAVSSEEAKVVSDRMRFAASQFLRMELGYAGYVLIDPRLTEAVRARKPLLRLFPKSVSAECIRMIAMDLVESEGRTSGAGRGVKSLFFKLSRRLGMNSERG; this is encoded by the coding sequence ATGAGATCCGGTTCGGTGGATCAGGCGGCAGAACTTCGTCGCATGATGGCATCGGTGGTATCCCCTCCATCGTCAAAAATATCCCGCTCCCTCCGCTCCATAGCGGTAGTAGGAGGCAAAGGAGGGGTGGGAAAGAGCAACCTGTCCGTCAATCTGGCACTGGCCATGGGACAGAGCGGAACCAGGGTCGCTCTCCTGGACGGAGATCTGGGGCTCGCCAACATAGATATCCTCCTGGGAGTTCAGCCGAGCTATAATCTCACCCATCTTATAAGGGGAGAGAAAGATCTTAAGGAGATAGTCTATACCGTCGGCGATCAGGTGGTCTTGGTCCCCGGTGGCACTGGGGTAGAGGAATTGGCGAACATGGACGAATCGTCCCAGTCTGCCCTCATAGATAGGCTAGCCGACCTTGACGGTATGGCTGATATAATAATAGTGGACACCGGAGCTGGTATTCACAGAAACATGGTTTCCTTTGCCCTGGCGGTGGATACGGTGATACTGGTGACCACCCCAGAGCCGACCTCCATAAGGGACGCCTACGGACTTCTAAAATCGCTGGTTTTCAGCGCCATAGGCAAGCTGGACGTTAAAGTGCTGGTGAATATGGCTGTCTCCAGCGAGGAGGCAAAGGTGGTCTCCGATCGGATGAGGTTCGCCGCAAGCCAGTTTCTCCGTATGGAGCTAGGTTACGCCGGTTACGTCCTGATAGACCCTAGGCTAACCGAGGCGGTGAGGGCCAGAAAGCCCCTGCTCAGGCTTTTCCCTAAATCGGTCTCAGCGGAGTGTATAAGGATGATCGCCATGGATCTGGTGGAGTCGGAGGGCAGGACGTCCGGAGCAGGACGAGGGGTAAAGTCGCTGTTTTTCAAGCTCTCCAGACGTCTTGGAATGAACTCAGAAAGGGGGTAG
- the flhB gene encoding flagellar biosynthesis protein FlhB translates to MIRALGLQFFAQEKTEPATPRKRQKEREEGRVAKSQDLGAGVVIISGLLMILLFGGWIFDGLSSLTKDLIMFMGDEALWQEGWFEIIAVKSVATYGLYLFPLALACFVAAFFISVVQVGFFISSKPLTPKMDRFNPISGLKKIVSLRSLVELCKGLLKALILAIMLYSALTGDLDEMITYIRFPLGEAVPRLLWKLWMLSFKMTLLLLVIALFDWGYQKWEFEKNIRMSKQEIKEEYKQMEGDPQIKQKIRQKQREMAQKRMMADVPKADVVITNPTTLAVAIKYEKGKMEAPVVLAKGKDKVAARIREIAEENKIPVVENKPLAWALYESVEVGEAIPEKLYKGVAEVLAFVYGFKDKGKG, encoded by the coding sequence ATGATAAGAGCCTTAGGGCTTCAGTTCTTCGCTCAGGAGAAGACCGAGCCCGCTACTCCCAGAAAGAGACAGAAAGAGAGGGAGGAGGGCCGGGTAGCTAAAAGCCAGGACCTGGGCGCTGGAGTGGTCATTATATCCGGTTTGCTGATGATACTGCTTTTCGGAGGATGGATATTCGATGGTCTTTCCTCTCTGACCAAAGATCTCATAATGTTTATGGGGGACGAAGCCCTCTGGCAGGAGGGCTGGTTTGAGATTATAGCGGTAAAGTCGGTGGCGACCTACGGTCTATACCTTTTCCCTCTTGCCCTGGCCTGTTTTGTCGCCGCCTTCTTTATCTCCGTGGTCCAGGTGGGCTTTTTCATAAGCTCTAAGCCCCTTACCCCTAAAATGGACCGTTTTAACCCTATATCGGGGCTGAAGAAAATTGTTTCCCTACGGTCCCTCGTAGAGCTATGTAAGGGCCTACTCAAGGCGCTGATCTTGGCGATAATGCTCTACTCCGCCCTTACAGGCGATCTAGATGAGATGATAACCTATATCCGTTTTCCCTTGGGAGAGGCGGTCCCTAGGCTTCTTTGGAAGCTGTGGATGCTTAGTTTTAAGATGACGCTGCTCCTGTTGGTTATCGCCCTGTTCGACTGGGGATACCAGAAGTGGGAGTTCGAGAAAAACATCCGAATGAGCAAGCAGGAGATAAAAGAAGAGTACAAGCAGATGGAGGGAGACCCTCAGATAAAGCAGAAGATCCGTCAGAAGCAGAGGGAGATGGCCCAGAAGAGGATGATGGCCGATGTCCCCAAAGCGGACGTAGTCATAACCAACCCTACGACTCTGGCGGTGGCTATAAAGTACGAAAAAGGCAAAATGGAGGCTCCGGTGGTTCTGGCTAAAGGCAAGGATAAAGTCGCCGCCAGAATCAGGGAAATAGCGGAGGAGAATAAAATACCTGTTGTGGAAAATAAGCCCCTGGCCTGGGCTCTGTACGAATCAGTCGAGGTCGGAGAGGCTATACCTGAAAAGCTGTACAAAGGCGTGGCGGAAGTCCTGGCCTTCGTATACGGTTTTAAGGATAAAGGAAAGGGCTAG
- the flhF gene encoding flagellar biosynthesis protein FlhF produces MRVIQKITFEAKDDAEAIRIASDRLGRDAVVLSTRPVNKGGFMGLFGKPALVVTAGLLEEDTPREEKPLGDDLAQRVRAFQQLLEAKTSLDQAPQKSPPAVDPTDDDRLEIGGRLVASGTPMHARQVAQAYGESAPKKDPERDLAQDVERIQKTLAMVLDRLDGVNSAVDTDTAEIKPSSPVATGYSDLDNRSEPFREMMIRSDMTEPFVEKVIEEYDGPWEEGSFFQWLASRIRTPYGNNLEALGGPRAMFIGPTGVGKTTTIAKLAAISSLWEDRKVALATSDTYRIAAVEQLRTYAKILGVPVEVIFEPKDLVKMVKRPDSDLILLDTAGRSQRDKRRFDEVRELYDAFKPQCVHLVISASSKFRDMLDVIDRMGGIPVSNLVFTKIDETLTLGPVLEIALNFDIPISFFTFGQNVPNDIEVASADKLVRMALGGEDLG; encoded by the coding sequence ATGAGGGTTATCCAGAAAATCACATTTGAGGCCAAAGACGACGCCGAGGCTATCAGGATAGCCTCCGATCGTCTTGGAAGAGATGCGGTTGTGCTGTCCACCCGTCCGGTGAACAAAGGGGGCTTTATGGGGCTTTTCGGAAAGCCCGCCCTTGTGGTCACCGCAGGTCTGCTGGAGGAGGACACCCCTAGGGAGGAGAAGCCTCTAGGGGACGACCTGGCCCAGAGGGTAAGGGCCTTTCAGCAGCTCCTGGAGGCCAAGACCTCCTTGGATCAAGCCCCCCAAAAAAGCCCTCCTGCGGTGGATCCGACGGACGACGATCGCCTTGAGATCGGAGGTCGATTGGTGGCCTCGGGCACGCCGATGCACGCTCGTCAGGTAGCCCAGGCTTACGGAGAGTCAGCTCCAAAGAAAGATCCCGAGAGGGATCTGGCTCAGGACGTGGAGAGGATACAGAAAACCCTCGCCATGGTCCTCGATAGGCTCGACGGAGTGAACTCGGCAGTAGACACGGACACCGCGGAGATAAAACCCTCCAGCCCAGTAGCTACAGGGTATTCAGATTTAGATAACCGCTCCGAGCCCTTTCGGGAGATGATGATCCGTTCCGACATGACCGAGCCTTTCGTGGAAAAGGTCATAGAGGAATACGACGGGCCTTGGGAGGAGGGCTCCTTTTTCCAGTGGCTAGCCTCTCGTATAAGGACACCTTACGGCAACAACCTCGAGGCACTTGGGGGTCCTAGGGCTATGTTTATAGGTCCGACAGGGGTAGGTAAAACCACCACTATAGCCAAGCTGGCGGCGATCAGCTCCCTTTGGGAGGATCGGAAGGTCGCTTTAGCTACGTCGGATACCTATCGAATCGCCGCAGTAGAGCAGCTTAGGACCTACGCCAAGATTCTCGGGGTTCCTGTCGAGGTCATATTTGAGCCTAAAGACCTGGTCAAGATGGTGAAAAGGCCCGACTCGGACCTGATCCTCCTGGATACAGCCGGAAGAAGCCAGAGGGATAAAAGGCGATTCGACGAGGTCAGAGAGCTGTACGATGCCTTTAAGCCTCAATGCGTACATCTGGTTATATCCGCTAGCTCTAAGTTCAGGGATATGCTGGACGTTATAGATCGTATGGGAGGTATCCCCGTATCAAACTTGGTGTTTACAAAAATAGACGAAACCCTTACCCTTGGACCGGTGCTGGAGATAGCTCTCAACTTCGATATCCCTATATCTTTTTTCACCTTCGGCCAGAACGTGCCTAACGATATAGAGGTAGCGTCGGCGGATAAGCTCGTTCGCATGGCCCTAGGCGGTGAGGACCTTGGCTGA
- the fliM gene encoding flagellar motor switch protein FliM yields the protein MTPDVLSQSEIDSLLDILTSGDVDFEEISQASSEKNIKGYDFRRPDKFSKDQLRAIQMIHESFSRQLTTSLSTMVRSIVTCEVASVDQVAYEEFVRSMVQPTVMGVLEMYPLEGNAVIDMNPSLVFSIIDRLLGGKGEIFGKPRDLTDIESTVIERVFMKMLEILEDSWSTVVDVRFRFESMESNPFFVQICPGTDMVLLVTLKVSVGDVEGMVSLCIPYFVMEPVMDKLSSQIWFASTGKNKEQDSRSFLVSSMGTVRVPLSLELGDTVLSLSDIMRLQVGDVIRLDSATDDPVKIRVGSRVKFTGRPGTVDGRYSAEVLDVAWDGSLEEYEEG from the coding sequence GTGACTCCCGACGTACTTTCCCAGTCTGAGATAGACTCTCTCCTCGATATCCTCACCAGTGGGGACGTCGATTTCGAGGAGATCTCCCAGGCTTCTTCGGAAAAAAACATAAAGGGATACGACTTCCGTCGTCCCGACAAGTTCAGCAAAGACCAGCTGAGGGCGATTCAGATGATCCACGAGTCCTTCAGCAGGCAGTTGACCACGAGCCTATCCACAATGGTTCGTTCAATAGTGACCTGCGAGGTTGCTTCGGTGGACCAGGTCGCCTACGAGGAGTTCGTCCGTTCTATGGTCCAGCCGACGGTTATGGGGGTTCTGGAGATGTATCCCCTCGAGGGCAACGCCGTAATCGATATGAATCCAAGCCTGGTCTTTTCGATAATAGATCGCCTTTTAGGGGGAAAAGGAGAGATCTTCGGCAAGCCCAGAGATCTCACCGATATAGAGTCTACGGTCATAGAGAGGGTCTTTATGAAGATGCTGGAGATACTGGAGGACAGCTGGTCTACCGTTGTGGACGTACGTTTCCGGTTCGAGAGCATGGAGAGCAACCCTTTCTTCGTCCAGATCTGTCCCGGTACCGATATGGTGCTACTGGTCACTTTGAAGGTGTCCGTAGGCGACGTAGAGGGGATGGTCAGTCTCTGTATCCCCTATTTCGTTATGGAGCCGGTTATGGACAAGCTGAGCTCTCAGATATGGTTTGCCTCCACAGGCAAAAACAAAGAGCAGGATAGCCGTTCTTTCCTGGTCTCCAGCATGGGCACCGTTAGGGTTCCTCTCAGCCTGGAGCTCGGCGATACGGTTCTGTCTCTGTCGGATATAATGAGGCTTCAGGTCGGAGACGTAATTCGTCTGGACTCGGCTACCGACGATCCGGTCAAGATAAGGGTAGGGAGCAGGGTCAAGTTTACAGGACGACCTGGCACGGTGGACGGTCGCTATTCCGCCGAGGTCCTCGACGTGGCCTGGGATGGCTCGCTGGAAGAGTACGAGGAGGGATAG
- the fliP gene encoding flagellar type III secretion system pore protein FliP (The bacterial flagellar biogenesis protein FliP forms a type III secretion system (T3SS)-type pore required for flagellar assembly.), which translates to MKKKIFSISLIASLLCLFALSMAWAQPEPPIPPIPAVRIAVEGASSDQDVVNTIQIVALLTILSVAPAILLMVTCFTRIIVVLGFVRRALGLQQTPPNQVIVTLALFLSLYIMSPTWDIMYKDGLAPYMAGQIGVAQAWERSSAPLRAFMLRQTRQEELSLMVSMADLPRPENADQVPTRILLPAFMLSEMKSAFQMGIVIFVPFIVVDMIISSVLMSMGMIMLPPMMISLPFKVLLFVMADGWNLVIVSLIKSFR; encoded by the coding sequence ATGAAAAAAAAGATATTTTCCATTAGCCTTATTGCCTCTCTGCTGTGTCTTTTCGCTTTGTCCATGGCATGGGCCCAGCCAGAGCCACCGATTCCGCCTATCCCGGCGGTCAGGATAGCCGTTGAAGGGGCTTCGTCCGATCAGGACGTGGTAAACACCATCCAGATAGTGGCTCTTTTGACCATCCTGAGCGTCGCCCCTGCGATTCTTCTCATGGTCACCTGCTTTACCAGAATCATCGTGGTCCTTGGCTTTGTCAGGAGGGCTCTAGGGCTCCAACAGACCCCTCCTAACCAGGTAATAGTGACCCTCGCTCTCTTTCTGTCTTTATACATTATGTCCCCTACCTGGGACATAATGTATAAAGACGGTCTCGCTCCCTATATGGCAGGTCAGATAGGGGTGGCTCAGGCCTGGGAGCGTTCTTCCGCTCCCCTCAGGGCCTTTATGCTGAGGCAGACCAGACAGGAAGAGCTTTCCCTTATGGTCTCTATGGCCGATCTCCCCAGGCCTGAAAACGCCGATCAGGTTCCTACCAGGATATTGCTTCCCGCCTTTATGCTTAGTGAGATGAAATCGGCGTTTCAGATGGGCATAGTCATATTCGTTCCCTTCATAGTGGTAGACATGATTATATCCAGCGTGTTGATGAGTATGGGTATGATAATGCTTCCCCCTATGATGATCTCTCTGCCCTTTAAGGTGCTTCTCTTCGTTATGGCCGACGGCTGGAATCTGGTTATAGTGAGCCTTATAAAGAGTTTTCGCTGA
- a CDS encoding flagellar biosynthetic protein FliR, producing MGLDLLTGQVPVYILVSIRFLGLFYVAPAIVGASFPVPFIFWLSVFMSMIVVPLMGGTVPTVLFSGILPLFLAGAREILVGIFIGFFSACPFYVLQVAGRMIGTSMGLAMVSVLDPISQDEESIIGQFQILVGLWFFLYWNGHILLVRAVLESFRLLPIGGMGLAVASDMGLAKWAGDLFVMAFMMSIPFYGALLITDIGLGFLARTVPQMNVFILGLPIKIGLGIFLLMVLLPVMVGILHDRIEPFLRLALIGLGAWR from the coding sequence ATGGGACTGGATTTACTCACAGGTCAGGTCCCTGTATATATTCTGGTGTCTATCAGGTTTTTGGGGCTGTTTTACGTAGCTCCCGCCATAGTAGGAGCCAGCTTTCCCGTGCCTTTCATCTTCTGGCTGTCCGTTTTTATGTCGATGATAGTGGTTCCCCTTATGGGAGGGACCGTTCCTACAGTCCTCTTTTCCGGTATTCTGCCCCTGTTTTTGGCGGGAGCTAGAGAGATTTTGGTCGGGATTTTTATCGGTTTTTTTTCCGCCTGTCCCTTCTACGTCCTTCAGGTCGCAGGACGAATGATAGGCACCAGCATGGGCCTAGCCATGGTCAGCGTTTTAGATCCTATATCTCAGGATGAAGAATCAATTATAGGTCAATTTCAAATTCTGGTGGGGTTGTGGTTTTTCCTCTACTGGAACGGCCATATACTACTGGTGAGGGCGGTTTTGGAGAGCTTTAGGCTGTTGCCTATAGGCGGCATGGGCTTGGCTGTCGCCTCCGACATGGGGTTGGCTAAATGGGCGGGCGATCTTTTCGTTATGGCTTTCATGATGTCAATCCCCTTTTACGGTGCCCTCCTTATCACCGATATAGGGCTAGGGTTTCTGGCCCGTACGGTTCCTCAGATGAACGTCTTTATCCTTGGGTTGCCTATAAAGATAGGGCTAGGTATCTTCCTGTTGATGGTGCTGCTTCCTGTAATGGTCGGCATACTTCACGACAGAATAGAGCCTTTTCTCCGTCTCGCTCTCATAGGACTAGGTGCTTGGCGATGA
- a CDS encoding response regulator, protein MPTVLIVDDAAFMRMMLKDILSKNGFEVLGEAENGQVAVNMYKELNPDIVTMDITMPEMNGIDAVKAIKAVNPGCRIVMVSAMGQQSMVIEAIQAGAKDFIVKPFQPDRVVDALTKVLG, encoded by the coding sequence ATGCCTACAGTCCTTATCGTCGATGACGCAGCGTTTATGAGGATGATGCTCAAGGATATTCTCTCTAAGAACGGTTTTGAGGTTCTTGGAGAGGCGGAGAACGGCCAGGTGGCGGTCAATATGTACAAGGAGCTTAACCCAGACATAGTGACCATGGATATCACCATGCCAGAGATGAACGGAATCGATGCTGTAAAGGCCATAAAGGCGGTCAACCCTGGATGCCGGATAGTTATGGTCAGTGCCATGGGGCAGCAGTCGATGGTTATAGAGGCGATTCAGGCTGGTGCGAAGGACTTCATAGTAAAGCCCTTCCAGCCCGATAGGGTCGTCGACGCTCTGACCAAGGTCCTGGGGTAA